A segment of the Pedobacter faecalis genome:
CTACATCGTCAGCACTTAATTTCCCACCAGGGAACAATGTTAATGCAGCAGGCTCGTCAGGGTTGATATTGATGATCTGTGCAGTAAGCGTAGATCCTGTCAACGTTGTGCCGTTAGCTGCCTTAAACTGAGTACCGGCAGGGATGGTTACTGTAGTAGTTTCTTCAACTGTAGCCGAGGTAGGCGTAGTGAAGGTAAGTGGAGCAGCTGGTGTACCATTAGTAAGCGGCGCGTCAGCAATCACTACAGTCGAAGCCGGACTTGGTGCAACTGTTTTCAGCATAGTAACGTTAACGATCTGCTGGAACTGGTTGAACAAAATAGTCATCGGTATACGCTTAGGCTCGTATCCAGGTGCAGTAATTAACACATCGAAAGCCAAATCCTTGTTTGCTGTAGGTACATCTTTAGGAGTTACCCCGATAGTAACAATACCAGCAGGCGCATAAATTTTCTTAGTACCAGAGAAATCATAGATACTTGCTGCATCCTGTCCTTCAACTGTTACGTTGATATTGCTCGGTAATTCCTCACCCGTTGAGCTTTTCAGGATAAGCGTAGCTTTATATTTGATCACATCGGCATCAAATATAATGTTCATCTCGCTTGCCGGGTTCTTGCAACTGTTAAAGAGGCAAACTGCGGCAAGCAGAAAGGTAAAAATTTTCGTCAAGTTTTTCATATTGTAAATGTATTAAAGGGCAAAATTAAAATTGATCTGAAGCACCGGCATAAATCTGTAGTGCGACATGTTCTCACGGAACTGCGCTTCGTTCTCGCTGTTATAAGCAAGCATCTTGCTTCCTGTAAGTGTTACGTCAGGCTTACCCAGGTAATAGGTACCTATGGCAAAACCCACGTTAAACTTGTTTCTTGGGAAAACATGGTCAAAACCGAATCCCAGGTAAGGGGCAACATTGTTCCATTTTACAGTTCCTGTCAGCTGACCAAGATCATCGCTCGGGATCAGGATATCACCATACTTGTAGGTACCTTTATAGCTCACTACCGCATCACCTTCAGCTTTCCAGAAATACCCGGCACCTGCCGTAACCACGATTTTGCGTGAAAGGCTTGTTTCAGCAAGGAAAGGATGCCAGTCAAACATGACGTGGGCATTGCCGAAATCAACATCAAAGTCAACATTCGTAGGCTGTGTACCAACACTATAAACAAAATCTCCCTTAACAGGCAAAATACTCGCGCCACCACGTACGGCAAAAGCTGGCGTAGGTGCGTATTTCAATTCCAGACCAACACCCTGAGTGGCGATGTGTGCGCTGATGTAATATTTGCTCCGTGCAGCGCTGTCAACCGGCGTACGCATATCCTGTTCGCTGCTTTCCTGTGCCTGCACACCGAATCCTGTCAGTAATAGCAAGCCTAAACATAATGATGTAAGTTTTTCTTTCATAAGCTAATTTTTAATAGGGGTATCTTGTTAATTTTAAAGGTTACTTATTGTATAATTCACACTAATACATAAACTCCGCGCTAATATAGTCATAATCACTGCATTGTGTTGAGTTTAATGTTAACTTTTTTCCAAATTCTGTTAAATTTATCTACATATCCGCCTCAAACGCATCAATAAGCATTTTTATGTCCTGCAAAAACCTGCCAGACGGTTAAAAACGCAATTTTCAAATCCAAAAGCATAGACCAGTTCTCCAAATACCATATATCGGCCGACACCCTGGCTTCCATAGAGCCTTCTTCAGACGTTTCACCCCTGAATCCGGTAACTTGAGCCCAGCCCGTAATCCCCGGCATAATAAAATGCCTGACCATAAATCGGTCTATCATTTCCGAGTAAGCATCCGTATGCTGCAGCATGTGCGGCCGGGGTCCAACCACAGACATATGTCCGACAAACACATTGAAAAACTGTGGCAGTTCATCTAAGCTCGTCCTTCGCATAAAAGCTCCCAAGCGGGTTATCCTGTGATCACCTTTCACCGCCTGACGCTTGTCGCTGTCTTCATTTACCCGCATACTCCTGAATTTCAAACAGAAGAACGGCAGATTGTCTTTTCCTGAACGCAGCTGTTTAAAAAAAACAGGCCCTTTCGAATCAAGTTTAATCAATAAAGCCAGCAAAGGAACAGCCCAACTAAGTATAAACACAATAACTAAGGATGAAAACACGATATCAAACACGCGCTTAGCCATTTTGTTTTGCATTAATTCAAGTGGCTCCTGCCTTGGGCTTATCACAGGAAAATGGCCCAGCATACGCACATTAACGTTCTTGTGAAAATGATCCTTAACGTCGGGCACAAGCCTGAACCGGATCATCTCCCTGTCTGCCGCAAGCATCAGTGCTTTTATCTTACTCTGGGCCCGATCTGGCAAGGCACAGTAGATCTCCTTAATACCATTTTCTTTGGCGTAGGCTATGCAGTCGTTAACCCCGCCCAGCACCCTAACGTCGCCTGCCTGGAGGTTCGGTTTATCATCAAAAAAACCCATCACCCTTAGTCCAAGGTTTTTCCGGCTTTCCATAACCTTCTCCAGTTCCACCCCAACGGGTCCCGCTCCTACAATAATTACCTTAGTGTTTTCTACCAGCGTATCGCGATGCGCCTTCCGGAAAAGAAGAAAAGCGATCTTCCCCATCACCAGGGCCGGTGCAAAGATCAATGCTGCATAAACAATCTCTTTCCGGTCAAGATCAAACTCCTTCACGTAAAAAGACAGGCAACTTACGCCCAAACCAAAGAGAAACAGGGTAATTATCGTCTGCTTAATGGTTGGAATCGCCTCTTTAGACACCGCATGCCTGTATAGTCCCGTTACCCGGGTCAGATACATCCATAATAGG
Coding sequences within it:
- a CDS encoding undecaprenyl-phosphate glucose phosphotransferase codes for the protein MSSSSYTWSSAASLVLSPPASKIDHLSFSSSIADKYTFIYKIIGVFLDLVLLNASAYLVYFLLDLDALKPLNTMHMVVINLLWMYLTRVTGLYRHAVSKEAIPTIKQTIITLFLFGLGVSCLSFYVKEFDLDRKEIVYAALIFAPALVMGKIAFLLFRKAHRDTLVENTKVIIVGAGPVGVELEKVMESRKNLGLRVMGFFDDKPNLQAGDVRVLGGVNDCIAYAKENGIKEIYCALPDRAQSKIKALMLAADREMIRFRLVPDVKDHFHKNVNVRMLGHFPVISPRQEPLELMQNKMAKRVFDIVFSSLVIVFILSWAVPLLALLIKLDSKGPVFFKQLRSGKDNLPFFCLKFRSMRVNEDSDKRQAVKGDHRITRLGAFMRRTSLDELPQFFNVFVGHMSVVGPRPHMLQHTDAYSEMIDRFMVRHFIMPGITGWAQVTGFRGETSEEGSMEARVSADIWYLENWSMLLDLKIAFLTVWQVFAGHKNAY